From Maniola hyperantus chromosome 21, iAphHyp1.2, whole genome shotgun sequence, the proteins below share one genomic window:
- the DhpD gene encoding guanine deaminase isoform X1, which translates to MNRSSINHDEFIIVGDIVSPISLKELQCFDGYIQVKYGKIIEIGTRETFTENKNAGHYKNIVVGHLSQGQFLLPGFVDCHTHAPQFPNLGLGLDRPLLEWLDKYTFPLENKYSNRQFAANVYEKVVKRLLNNGTTTACYFGSLHLEGTLELVKSVIDHKQRALVGKVSMNVENNAGYFNKTVDELRDVETFVKNVYAYKNNLVEPIITPRFALSCDSELMGGLAQIAKKYQCATQSHISENKEEIEFVLKTNPVCSHYTEVYDRCEILNNRCIMAHAVYLSECEMSIFARKGVSVAHCPASNTRLQSGLCPVRTLLDHNVCVGLGTDVSGGDSTSILDAMRRAMDVSEHLLMTGGSGPTLDWKEALYLATVGGAKALGLQDKIGAFEVGKSFDALVIDVSDPRGPIDNYTDSSLGTEALVDLAQKFVYCGDDRNIVQVYVNGEQVKHTLPPYASAATYAFFLCE; encoded by the exons ATGAATAGATCTTCTATAAATCATGATGAATTCATCATTGTGGGTGACATTGTCTCGCCAATTTCATTGAAAGAGCTACAGTGCTTTGACGGATACATACAAGTTAAATATGGAAAG aTAATAGAAATTGGCACTAGAGAAACGTTTACTGAAAACAAAAATGCAGGGCATTATAAGAACATTGTAGTTGGCCACTTGTCACAAGGCCAATTCTTATTGCCAGGTTTTGTGGACTGCCACACACATGCACCACAGTTCCCCAACCTTGGCCTGGGGCTAGATCGCCCTCTATTAGAATGGCTTGACAAGTATACATTTCCTTTAGAAAATAAGTATAGCAATAGACAGTTTGCTGCAAATGTATATGAAAAAGTTGTG AAaagactactaaacaatggcaCAACAACAGCCTGCTATTTTGGTTCACTACACTTGGAAGGCACTTTGGAACTTGTGAAGAGTGTCATCGATCACAAACAGAGGGCTCTGGTGGGCAAAGTGAGCATGAACGTGGAGAATAATGCGGGATACTTTAACAAGACTGTGGATGAATTGAGAGATGTTGAAACTTTTGTTAAAAATGTGTATGCATATAAG AATAATCTAGTTGAACCTATAATTACTCCACGGTTTGCATTAAGTTGTGATAGTGAGCTTATGGGAGGATTAGCGCAgatagcaaaaaaatatcaatgtgCTACACAG AGTCACATATCCGAGAACAAAGAAGAAATAGAATTTGTGTTAAAAACGAATCCAGTGTGTTCGCATTATACAGAAGTTTACGATCGATGCGAAATCCTGAACAATAGG TGCATTATGGCACACGCGGTATACCTGAGCGAATGTGAGATGTCTATTTTCGCTCGCAAAGGCGTGTCCGTGGCGCACTGCCCCGCCTCCAACACGCGGCTCCAGTCAGGGCTTTGCCCCGTCAGGACGCTCCTGGACCACAATGTATGCGTCGGTCTAGGAACAG ATGTGTCGGGAGGAGACAGCACCAGTATTCTGGACGCGATGCGACGTGCCATGGATGTGTCGGAACATCTACTCATGACGGGAGGCAGTGGACCCACGCTCGACTGGAAAGAGGCGCTCTACCTGGCCACTGTCGGCGGCGCGAAAG CTTTGGGCCTCCAAGATAAAATTGGTGCATTCGAAGTCGGCAAATCATTTGACGCCCTGGTCATAGACGTGAGCGACCCGCGCGGGCCCATAGACAACTATACAGATTCGTCGCTCGGAACTGAAGCTCTCGTGGACCTAGCACAGAAGTTCGTCTATTGTGGCGACGACAGAAACATCGTACAAGTGTACGTCAATGGCGAACAAGTTAAACATACACTACCCCCTTATGCGTCAGCGGCGACATATGCATTTTTCCTATGCGAATAa
- the DhpD gene encoding guanine deaminase isoform X2 → MNRSSINHDEFIIVGDIVSPISLKELQCFDGYIQVKYGKIIEIGTRETFTENKNAGHYKNIVVGHLSQGQFLLPGFVDCHTHAPQFPNLGLGLDRPLLEWLDKYTFPLENKYSNRQFAANVYEKVVKRLLNNGTTTACYFGSLHLEGTLELVKSVIDHKQRALVGKVSMNVENNAGYFNKTVDELRDVETFVKNVYAYKSHISENKEEIEFVLKTNPVCSHYTEVYDRCEILNNRCIMAHAVYLSECEMSIFARKGVSVAHCPASNTRLQSGLCPVRTLLDHNVCVGLGTDVSGGDSTSILDAMRRAMDVSEHLLMTGGSGPTLDWKEALYLATVGGAKALGLQDKIGAFEVGKSFDALVIDVSDPRGPIDNYTDSSLGTEALVDLAQKFVYCGDDRNIVQVYVNGEQVKHTLPPYASAATYAFFLCE, encoded by the exons ATGAATAGATCTTCTATAAATCATGATGAATTCATCATTGTGGGTGACATTGTCTCGCCAATTTCATTGAAAGAGCTACAGTGCTTTGACGGATACATACAAGTTAAATATGGAAAG aTAATAGAAATTGGCACTAGAGAAACGTTTACTGAAAACAAAAATGCAGGGCATTATAAGAACATTGTAGTTGGCCACTTGTCACAAGGCCAATTCTTATTGCCAGGTTTTGTGGACTGCCACACACATGCACCACAGTTCCCCAACCTTGGCCTGGGGCTAGATCGCCCTCTATTAGAATGGCTTGACAAGTATACATTTCCTTTAGAAAATAAGTATAGCAATAGACAGTTTGCTGCAAATGTATATGAAAAAGTTGTG AAaagactactaaacaatggcaCAACAACAGCCTGCTATTTTGGTTCACTACACTTGGAAGGCACTTTGGAACTTGTGAAGAGTGTCATCGATCACAAACAGAGGGCTCTGGTGGGCAAAGTGAGCATGAACGTGGAGAATAATGCGGGATACTTTAACAAGACTGTGGATGAATTGAGAGATGTTGAAACTTTTGTTAAAAATGTGTATGCATATAAG AGTCACATATCCGAGAACAAAGAAGAAATAGAATTTGTGTTAAAAACGAATCCAGTGTGTTCGCATTATACAGAAGTTTACGATCGATGCGAAATCCTGAACAATAGG TGCATTATGGCACACGCGGTATACCTGAGCGAATGTGAGATGTCTATTTTCGCTCGCAAAGGCGTGTCCGTGGCGCACTGCCCCGCCTCCAACACGCGGCTCCAGTCAGGGCTTTGCCCCGTCAGGACGCTCCTGGACCACAATGTATGCGTCGGTCTAGGAACAG ATGTGTCGGGAGGAGACAGCACCAGTATTCTGGACGCGATGCGACGTGCCATGGATGTGTCGGAACATCTACTCATGACGGGAGGCAGTGGACCCACGCTCGACTGGAAAGAGGCGCTCTACCTGGCCACTGTCGGCGGCGCGAAAG CTTTGGGCCTCCAAGATAAAATTGGTGCATTCGAAGTCGGCAAATCATTTGACGCCCTGGTCATAGACGTGAGCGACCCGCGCGGGCCCATAGACAACTATACAGATTCGTCGCTCGGAACTGAAGCTCTCGTGGACCTAGCACAGAAGTTCGTCTATTGTGGCGACGACAGAAACATCGTACAAGTGTACGTCAATGGCGAACAAGTTAAACATACACTACCCCCTTATGCGTCAGCGGCGACATATGCATTTTTCCTATGCGAATAa